In the genome of Ictalurus punctatus breed USDA103 chromosome 3, Coco_2.0, whole genome shotgun sequence, the window ctaaaaaaaaggcttgaggtCAGTGGAGGAAAGGCTTTGGTAAAAGAAAAGGAAGTGTAAATTACATTGGAGGGGTCTCCCCCCACAAAAAAAGGACTCTGAGGATGACTAAAGGACTGGTGTATTATAGTATGCTGTGCTTGTATCCTCTGAGCTGGAAGAGTCAGAGACAGAAAGGACAAGAATGAGTCTCTATGCTTGGTGCTGGTACTGGGACAAGGGCTGTAGTTTGGTGACTTGTCCAATGCCTTTGGTAACTCCGTGTCTAAAAAGTAGCTTGGCTCCCACTTTGAGGTACTCTGGATGCTTGATGAACTTGAAGCGTGCCACTGCTTTCTCACCTGTGCGCAGCTCCTCCTGACAGAGAAAGGATGAATGACGATAGATACATTTCTTGGTGTTACatattttttgttcatattcatAGACTACCTCAATTTCTGTCGATATAAATGGTACTGAATCAgtcagagagaaataaagatggACAATAAGAAAGCACGTGATCGCATAGCAGGCACTATCAAGACTAAGCATGTGCATATTACTACGTacgtacactaccggtcaaagttttagacacactaattctttatttgtatccccacccccccacatacattgtataataataataataataataataataataataataataaataataataataataacaacaacaacgttaCAACCCGCTAGGGCtacacaattaatcgaatatcgatcgtgattacgattttgactgcccccgattaaattaacatgatcgactgcgatattgacgtttaaagtttgtcctccgttcatagaaaactccgctgcagatcaaatcaatgcttcctaaacttacagccaatcacatagagCGGCGCaaggatgacgtcattttgtaatgcccaACCCGGAAATGtccaaaaatgtccaaaatgcatctacaaatatagataaaaaattagatattataataacttcataaaatataaataaaattataaatgaaataatgtttaattactatgggttgcatttaatatcaatttgacattaagcttagtaggctatttccttagaaagctattagcctttttcctaatatggatcatgattgtgttagtctacttttaattaggactctttattgtttaagatatttaaaaataaatattttatgcttgtttatttatcaattaaccaatgGTACAATTAAccaatgtgctttttttgttttttatttttaataaatttgcaaagatttcaaacaaacttctttcacgttgtcattatggggtattgtttgtagaattttgaggaaaataatgaatttaatccattttggaataaggctgtaacataaaatgtgggaaaagtgaagcgctgtgaatacttttcttgatgcactgtaggctggacatttatcggctgcttttcggaatatttctgTCAgagtcatccgtttaaaaattaaaaatttttgtaaataaaatgttagttttccaATGAAGAAATGAATACCTTGACACGATTAGATTTTCatctacaacactgatttcaaacatttaataatacaccttcagatcaaaaggtttttaagctcatgagaaacatttcagtcgagtgtccacaaacgtttgatCGGTAGTGCACGTACTACAATAGTGACAGTCTTGCACATAACAGAACTGGAGAAGTGTTTAGATCTTGTTGCAAAGAACAAATCCCAAGTTGCCTAGAAGCTCATTAGCTTGTGTTCAGTACTGAAATACAAGCCCAgtctgtgctttttttaaatccctggCTTCTCGTGAATGTGTGCAATTCAGTAACGGGGAGGCAGTCagacaccatcattactgagtCGCAGAGACATACTTTCAGACTCCTGGACAACTGTACATGCTGTGGTATGAAACGTCCACTGCATGTTCCAGATTAATGTCATTGTTAATTTTTGCCCCAAAGCCTTAACATTGTGCCCCTACAATTAAACTGGGCAATAACTGGCCCGTGTCCTGTATCATAAGTTTCATACTATTTAAATAGTATTTGTGTCCTCTCAAAGCTTATATCAGCTAGTGAAGGCATTCTATGGATtttgtaaatgattaaaaaaataaaaaaactaagcTAACAAAAGCTAACATATCACATGGCTTTAGGCAGCCATCTAGAAGATAATGACATAGCTAATGGTTACTGTAAGCCTAGTAATGTACTGCCAGgctatattaataattaaatagacATCTGTGCATCTTCTACTCTCTAGAACATTGTGCATGAGTAACACCCATGTAGGTATGAATCAACAATGTgagaaatagaaagagagagacacagggatgTATTTGTGTCACGCATGACAACGAGTACACAATCACGATCTCACCTTCCCTTGCAGAGCCTCCACTGTGGCCGTCTGTCTCACGTTGCCCACGTGCACTGTCACTTGGAAGCCCTTGTGGAAAGTCTTAGCATGAAAGAGCAATACAATCTCAGCTTCAAACATCCAGCAGATAGTGGGATTCATCTCCGGACTCACCATCACCATTCCctacagtaaaaaaaagaacGTGTACCTAAGAgcacgggaaaaaaaaaaaaacaagccctCTACCCGAATCATTCCTTGTACGCAGAGACGCACGCAAACCTTTCGTAACAACGAGCGGTCAAACTCGCCCAGTGCCAGTGTAGCTGCCTGTCCTGCCCGAAGCACTCTGCACGCTGATCGGTTTCTCTGGATGCTGCACACGGTGAGATCGCAGAACTGGCCGTCATCCATCGGCCCTACCGCTAACTGCTCCCCCTCTCGGCAGATCCCGCTGCACCGAAGCAAGGTCGGATTAGGACAtggttaattaaaataaataaataaaattaaattttaaacaaGCTTCTGCTTCTACATCCACTATGACTCAAAATGTCGTACATGTTATTACCTGTAGAGAGTTCCACCTACTACAGTCCCAACATCAGGCACTGTATAAATCTCATCAACCTGCAGGACAAATTAAAAACAGGGTAAATCTCGATTTCTCGGGTGAAGAAGAATTCCTTTAAAAGAAGGATTAGGGCATGTTCCACATTTGCTTTGTAAGATCGTACGCACCTGGAACTCGGTGAGTTGCTGCATGAGCTCCTCCTGCTCTTTGCTGTTGCTGAGGGGAGGCAGAATGTTAAAGAACACCTTGAGCAGCTCTAGGTTCTCCCCCGATACGCTGGACAACGTGAAGACCGGCGTGACGCTGTacagaacaacaacagaaaGCCGAAACGAATGAGACAGGGTAAAGGACAGCAAGACAGTCAGGTCTGAGAATCGCAAATTATAATTCAGTTTCTTCGTGCAAAGAAATGGAATCTGTTCTAACAAGAcatcaaaagtaaaaaataaaataacaaataaataaacaccaagaCCAATTTGGGTTAAGGCTGTCGAATATGCCTTGTTTCCAGTGCTTATTATTATagtggtttaaataaataaatctataaatacCTGGGAGACTGTGCGAACTGCTGGGCTGCAGTGACGGCGTCGTCTTCGTTGTTCACCACCAGTGGAATTTTGTTGCAGCCGGGCTGCTTGAGGACACGCTCCAGCTGCCGTACAGTTCTCTCCACCGTGCCTTTTGTGCACAGGTCCACCTTACTGACCACGATGAAGATCGGCACCTTCAGAGCCATCGCCAGGCCGAGGTGCTCCCGCGTGGTGCCCACTGAAAATCAGATCATCGCATTTGCACGGGTGATCACTTGTTGAAGACTTGACATATATAAATCTATACACGTTATTTTGAACTTTATCACCCCTCACGAGAAAACAAAGAAATCTAATGCTTGTTTATGCTTTCAAGAGTAATAGATATTTCAGGATGCATCACAGCAGTCATTGTAAGGGAGAATCGTGGGGAGGACAAAAGATGTAGACTTTGCATACAATTATATAAACACTGGAGACCTTATCCTAAGGGATATTATATAGTCCATAACAAACAAGTTCCAGAAGCAgctgtattttttgtgtgtatatttgtaggTGATACATGAGCTATTCATATAAAGGTGTGTTTGAACGGCAGCTCTGAGAGCTGAGAGGATCTAGAGAGGTCACATCAGGGTTGACAAATACAATTATATCAGAACAGAACACACCTGCCCACTAACCAAAGACAACAATATCAAGGAAAGCTATATTGCAACCTAGAGAACAAAGCCATTTTCCCCCCTAAacctaatgtaaaaaaaaaagaaaaagaagaaagaacagAATAAACCGATGCCCCATTTATTGCCTTGCGAGAACCTACTGctacttgtgtgtgtatataatttttttttttgtccttcgGTCACTGTTGTTTCCCTGAGCTCATGCCATGACTTTGTTATGCAAAACATGTTTgagaaaaccaaaaacacaatctgaatgctttttccccccactttttCCACATCAATACAAATGCGTTCCTGGGTCCTACTCTGGGTCTTTTGATGTAGCACTGAATCCAGCATGAAGGTGGTAGAATGCAATGATCAGACGTATACTTTTGTTATGATTCGAAATGATTTCTGCCTGCTGATAAAGACAGAATTCTGCTCTGGGGTGCACCTCAGGCCAGAAGACAGGACTGCAGGAGAATAAAATTTGATTTAACAGTGGACATAAAATGTCATATGCTAGCACACAGAAcgacattattatttaaaaagtgacAGTATAGATTCAAAATTATACAAAAGATAGAAACTACAGCACCCAAATAGCCTGGGTTAGGACCtgaccctaaccttaacccatAAGACAATAAAGAACACCACACTTAACACCCTtccatccagagacacattaaGTCGTCTACAAAaccctggacttttggttcgACTCCACCCAGGTAGGAGGAGCTAGATCAGGTCAAACTCCACCTCCTGGACTTCTGGTTCGCCTGTGAACCCCTCAACTTGGATTCCTACTTGGTAACTCAACTTAGGGTCTCCTCAATCCCAGGCTCAGCAAGGTAaggtcaaatcaacatggctgctcacagcatcaacaATAAACAAAGTAGCACATGATGTATACAAATATCTGTCTTAGATTAATAATTTTATAACTGACTATATAATTTgctgttttgaggaggtaaaTCAACATTACTCATAACAGTTTGGTGGTTAACAAGTTGCTAAcgaaaacaaagcaaacacgGAGTCTTCCCCCACTTTGTAGCTTGAACACACGTAGGCCGAAACTGGC includes:
- the gtpbp2a gene encoding GTP-binding protein 2; translated protein: METRLSELFGAGSAFKPPGSGSASNNPAAVAPKKALAKNGKKAKSRSARYPKSSNNPPYLPPEAEEGNIEYKLKLVNPTQYRFEHLATQMKWRLQEGRGEAVYQIGVEDNGLLVGLSEADMRASLRTLRMMAEKVGADITVLREREVDYDSEEPRKIAEVLVRKVPDDQQFLDLRVAVLGNVDSGKSTLLGVLTQGELDNGRGRARLNLFRHLHEIQTGRTSSISFEILGFNSKGEVVNYSESRTAEEICESASKMITFIDLAGHHKYLKTTIFGLTSYCPDFAMLVVSANTGIVGTTREHLGLAMALKVPIFIVVSKVDLCTKGTVERTVRQLERVLKQPGCNKIPLVVNNEDDAVTAAQQFAQSPSVTPVFTLSSVSGENLELLKVFFNILPPLSNSKEQEELMQQLTEFQVDEIYTVPDVGTVVGGTLYSGICREGEQLAVGPMDDGQFCDLTVCSIQRNRSACRVLRAGQAATLALGEFDRSLLRKGMVMVSPEMNPTICWMFEAEIVLLFHAKTFHKGFQVTVHVGNVRQTATVEALQGKEELRTGEKAVARFKFIKHPEYLKVGAKLLFRHGVTKGIGQVTKLQPLSQYQHQA